The following are encoded together in the Bradymonas sediminis genome:
- a CDS encoding pyridoxal phosphate-dependent aminotransferase: MIKLSARINRVEPSPTLAISARAKKMVANGIDVISFSAGEPDFNTPGPILEAAKQALDEGKTKYVPTPGVPALRAAIAQDYKKRGRTVDASQVVVTVGGKQALYNATQALFEEGDKVVIPAPYWVSYPAQVKLAGAEPVTVETDASADFKVTPDQLAEQLKDPAVRGVVLCSPSNPTGACYSAEELRALGEVLKTRDDVVIFFDAIYDRLYYSGDIAPDLVNEVPELAEQTVTFNGFSKTYAMTGWRLGYAIGPVEIISAMAKLQSQSTSNATTFAQYGAIEALKLSDGVLEEMRDIFKTRRDLIVDGLNAIDGVECATPAGAFYVFPDFSAHIGERFADDMALAEYLLETAKVALVPGSAFGAPGFLRMSYATGDALIEEGLKRIRAALASA; this comes from the coding sequence TTGATCAAATTATCCGCACGAATTAACCGCGTTGAGCCCTCCCCGACCCTCGCCATCTCGGCGCGCGCCAAGAAGATGGTCGCCAACGGCATCGACGTCATCAGCTTTAGCGCGGGTGAGCCCGACTTCAACACGCCCGGGCCGATCCTCGAGGCGGCGAAGCAGGCGTTGGATGAGGGGAAGACAAAATATGTGCCGACCCCGGGTGTCCCCGCGCTGCGCGCGGCGATCGCCCAGGACTATAAGAAGCGCGGTCGCACGGTGGACGCGTCGCAGGTGGTCGTGACGGTCGGCGGCAAGCAGGCGTTGTATAACGCGACCCAGGCGCTCTTTGAGGAAGGCGACAAGGTCGTGATCCCCGCGCCCTATTGGGTCAGCTACCCGGCGCAGGTGAAGTTGGCGGGCGCCGAGCCGGTGACCGTGGAGACCGACGCCTCCGCCGACTTCAAGGTCACGCCCGACCAGCTCGCCGAGCAGCTCAAAGACCCGGCGGTTCGTGGCGTGGTCTTGTGTTCGCCGTCCAACCCGACCGGCGCGTGTTATTCGGCTGAGGAGCTGCGGGCGCTCGGAGAAGTCCTGAAGACCCGCGATGATGTCGTGATCTTCTTCGACGCGATCTATGACCGCCTCTATTATAGCGGGGATATCGCGCCGGATCTGGTCAATGAGGTGCCCGAGCTGGCCGAGCAGACCGTCACCTTTAATGGCTTCAGCAAAACCTACGCGATGACCGGCTGGCGCCTGGGCTACGCGATCGGCCCGGTGGAGATCATCTCGGCGATGGCGAAGTTGCAGAGCCAGTCAACCTCGAACGCCACCACCTTCGCCCAATACGGCGCGATCGAGGCGCTCAAGCTCTCGGATGGGGTCCTGGAGGAGATGCGCGACATCTTCAAGACCCGCCGCGACCTTATCGTCGACGGGTTGAATGCGATCGACGGCGTCGAGTGCGCCACGCCGGCCGGCGCGTTCTATGTATTCCCCGATTTCTCGGCCCATATCGGCGAGCGCTTCGCCGACGATATGGCGCTCGCCGAGTATCTGCTCGAGACCGCGAAGGTCGCGCTGGTGCCCGGCTCCGCGTTCGGCGCCCCCGGCTTCTTGCGCATGTCCTATGCCACCGGCGACGCGCTGATCGAAGAAGGCCTCAAGCGTATTCGCGCGGCCCTCGCCTCGGCCTGA
- the coaD gene encoding pantetheine-phosphate adenylyltransferase: MPRIAIYPGTFDPLTNGHVSILNRGLRVFDKVICALAVNIRKTPLFTVEERAELIKMSFPDDRVEVDTFDGLLVEYARSRNVPVILRGLRAISDFEYELQMANMNRKLDDEIDTVFMMTEESDFYVSSSLVKEVARFGGKLEGVVPAHVEQKLIEKFSK; encoded by the coding sequence ATGCCCCGCATCGCGATTTACCCCGGCACCTTTGACCCGTTGACCAATGGCCACGTGAGCATTCTGAACCGTGGCCTGCGCGTTTTTGATAAAGTTATCTGCGCGCTGGCGGTTAATATTCGCAAAACGCCGCTGTTCACCGTGGAAGAGCGCGCGGAATTGATTAAAATGTCCTTCCCCGACGATCGGGTGGAGGTCGATACCTTCGACGGGTTGTTGGTGGAATACGCGCGCAGCCGCAATGTTCCAGTGATCCTGCGCGGGCTTCGGGCGATCAGCGATTTCGAATACGAATTGCAGATGGCCAATATGAACCGCAAGCTCGACGATGAGATCGACACCGTCTTCATGATGACCGAGGAGAGCGACTTCTACGTGAGCTCGAGCCTGGTCAAGGAAGTCGCGCGATTCGGGGGCAAGCTTGAGGGCGTGGTCCCGGCGCATGTCGAACAGAAGCTGATCGAGAAATTTTCCAAATAA
- the rsmD gene encoding 16S rRNA (guanine(966)-N(2))-methyltransferase RsmD: MRIIAGRKRGQTLKSPDTYDIRPTPARVRESLFSILGDLNGAIVVDGFGGTGALGCEALSRGAAHCYFIERNNASADIIAENIDRLDATSDATLLRGAFTSQLSRITHDPDLWLLDPPYSKEMGVAALQAMVKASCVTDQTMVVLEQQSDEPQVRVEGFVLEDERTYGSTRLSFFRRQIAPLDSGD, translated from the coding sequence ATGCGCATTATAGCAGGCCGCAAGCGCGGTCAGACGTTGAAAAGCCCGGATACCTACGACATCCGCCCGACGCCGGCTCGCGTCCGAGAGTCGCTGTTCTCGATCCTCGGCGATCTTAATGGCGCGATCGTGGTCGATGGATTCGGTGGAACCGGCGCGCTCGGGTGCGAGGCGCTCAGCCGGGGGGCGGCGCATTGCTATTTTATCGAGCGAAATAACGCCTCCGCCGATATCATCGCCGAGAATATCGATCGGCTCGACGCGACCTCGGACGCTACCCTATTAAGAGGAGCGTTTACGAGCCAACTGTCGCGGATCACCCACGATCCCGATCTTTGGTTGCTCGATCCGCCCTATAGTAAAGAGATGGGAGTCGCCGCGCTGCAGGCCATGGTCAAGGCGAGCTGCGTGACCGATCAAACGATGGTCGTCCTGGAACAACAGTCCGACGAACCGCAGGTCCGCGTGGAAGGCTTCGTACTGGAAGATGAGCGGACCTACGGCTCCACCCGGCTGTCGTTTTTCCGTCGCCAGATTGCCCCGCTGGATAGTGGTGACTGA
- a CDS encoding putative metal-binding motif-containing protein translates to MHYIKIILLSLCVLLASAGCTVAFDTEQEDIFPCESDDACIDGYECSPDNFCVKTKSGPIESPDCEDKDEDGYGVGADRSKCQFPEEDCDDNNPNVHPNNTETCDGVDNSCDGNIDVFTCPGGAAIECGSAPEGGNDVKFACVDKQCVLVHKLQTTPECQAIAASCNSAEKAFTYESGGQTYNLTDETGALQGPIANVCG, encoded by the coding sequence ATGCATTATATTAAAATCATCCTCTTGAGCCTCTGCGTTCTCCTGGCCTCGGCCGGCTGCACGGTGGCCTTTGATACCGAGCAAGAAGATATCTTCCCCTGCGAAAGCGACGATGCCTGCATCGATGGCTATGAGTGCTCGCCGGATAATTTCTGCGTGAAGACTAAATCCGGGCCGATCGAGTCTCCGGACTGCGAGGACAAGGATGAGGATGGCTATGGCGTCGGCGCCGACCGCTCGAAATGCCAATTCCCCGAAGAGGATTGCGATGATAACAATCCGAACGTTCACCCCAATAATACCGAGACCTGCGACGGCGTAGACAATAGCTGCGACGGCAATATCGACGTCTTCACCTGCCCGGGGGGCGCCGCGATTGAGTGCGGTAGCGCGCCCGAGGGCGGAAACGATGTCAAATTCGCCTGCGTCGACAAGCAATGCGTACTGGTCCACAAACTGCAGACCACCCCCGAATGCCAGGCGATCGCAGCTTCCTGCAACTCCGCCGAGAAGGCGTTCACCTATGAGTCCGGCGGCCAGACCTATAATCTGACCGACGAGACCGGCGCGCTCCAGGGCCCGATCGCAAATGTTTGCGGCTGA